From the Pseudanabaena sp. FACHB-2040 genome, the window AACTGCACCACCCACTGCTGCGGCGTTACCCCCCAAACCTGAATCTGCTGCGGCTTAACAGCATACTCGGGGTTCAGCTCCAAAATCATGAGCGTGGCCTGCCCCTCAGACTGCTCTAACCTCACTTCCCGCACCGCACCGCCAATCATCTGATTAGTGGGAACTTGCTCAGAGGTAATGCCCGGCAGCTCTACCACGAGCCGATGAGGATTTGACAACAATCTGGCCCGAGGCTGAACGCTGCTGTCGGTGGTAAAGGTCAATCGATTTTGGCTGGCATCAAACTGCCAGGATTGGAGCTGGGCTGCTTTAGCGGGTACGCCAACAGCACAGACTCCAGCCACGCCCATCAGGCTTGCAATTAGCCGATTCAGCCGCACCCGTAGGGTTCCTCACACACCACAGTAGATTCGGTCGCAAAGTTTGCTGCAAATCTAGCTGCAAAACTGCTGTATGTACCGAATGGCCTTGATATTAGCTCAGTATGGTAGAAACGCTACCGTTCTATCTCTTTAAGCGCTTTAGGAACAGCCGCCGTCAAAACTTCATGGCCCGTTGCGGTCACCAAAACATCGTCTTCAATGCGAATGCCAATGCCGCGCCAGCGTTCGTCCACCTGGGGTTGGCCCTCTACCGGCTCATAGTCGGGAGCCACATAGATCCCTGGCTCTACCGTTACCACATTCCCCGGCTCAAAAGGCTTCCAGGTCTTGTCAGGGTTACGCAGAGTGCCTGAGTCATGCACATCTAAGCCTAGAAAATGTCCCGTCCCGTGCATGAAGAAAGCCTTGTGCTTCTTCTCCTCAATCAGGGTATCTACCTCGCCTGCCAGCAGACCTAGCTCGACTAAGCCTTCTGTAATCACGCGAGTAGCAGCATCATGAAACTCGTTGAACGGCCGGCCGGGCTGCACCTTTTCGATGGCCTGGAGCTGCGCTTCTAGCACCAGCTCATACAGAATGCGCTGTTCGTCTGTAAAGCGCTCTCCCACCGGAAAGGTACGGGTGATGTCGGCGTTGTAGTAACCGTAGGCGCAGCCCGCATCAATCAGCAGCAGCTCTCCGGCCTTCATCTGCCGGTTGTTTTCAATGTAGTGGAGAATGCAGGCGTTTGGCCCAGAGGCAACAATCGAAGGATAGGCTGGGCCCATCGCGCCTTCTAACCGAAACAGGTGCTCCATTTCGGCCTGAATCTCGTATTCGTAGCGCCCAGGCTGGGTGATGTCGCGGGCATGGTTGTGGGCTTTAGCGGAAATTGCGATCGCATGTCGCATCAGCTCCAGTTCATCTGCCGTCTTCACCCGCCGCATTTGCTGCAGCAGTAGGTGAGAGTCGGCAATAGCCACCGGCCCAGTACCCCGCTTAGTGTAGGTTACCAGTAGCCGCTGCCAATACCTGAGAATGCGATGGTTCAGCTCCTCATCGTGGCCAAAGTGGTAGTAGAGCTGATCAGCTTTTTCCAGGTATTTGGGCAGGTGCTCGTCTAGTTCCGCGATCGGATAGACTTGGTCGGCCCCATAGCGATCCTTGGCTTCATCTACCCCGACCCGGTAGCCTGACCAGATTTCCTTCTCCTTGTCCTTGGGCCGCACAAACAGCACAAAGCGGTGCTCCTCATGGTGAGGCGCTAAAACGGCCACGGCCTGAGGCTCATTAAA encodes:
- a CDS encoding aminopeptidase P N-terminal domain-containing protein; amino-acid sequence: MSSPYQQRREQLMAQIGSATAVFASAPLAVMHNDVEHPFRQDSDFYYLTGFNEPQAVAVLAPHHEEHRFVLFVRPKDKEKEIWSGYRVGVDEAKDRYGADQVYPIAELDEHLPKYLEKADQLYYHFGHDEELNHRILRYWQRLLVTYTKRGTGPVAIADSHLLLQQMRRVKTADELELMRHAIAISAKAHNHARDITQPGRYEYEIQAEMEHLFRLEGAMGPAYPSIVASGPNACILHYIENNRQMKAGELLLIDAGCAYGYYNADITRTFPVGERFTDEQRILYELVLEAQLQAIEKVQPGRPFNEFHDAATRVITEGLVELGLLAGEVDTLIEEKKHKAFFMHGTGHFLGLDVHDSGTLRNPDKTWKPFEPGNVVTVEPGIYVAPDYEPVEGQPQVDERWRGIGIRIEDDVLVTATGHEVLTAAVPKALKEIER